One part of the Streptomyces sp. NBC_00286 genome encodes these proteins:
- a CDS encoding MFS transporter — translation MLSDYRRIFSPAGSLLFSTAGFVSRLPQSMIGVGIVTMLSQLGREYWLAGSVSAAQTLAAAAIGPQISRLVDRHGQRRIVLPATAVTVAAICALLLCARYAAPDWALYVSAAAAGCMPSMGALVRSRWSELHRESPRLLHTAYALESVLDEVVYVIGPILAITLSTGGSAEAGPLTAAVLLAVGVLLFAAQRRTEPPVRPIPQRAGGWALRIPGLGLLVLTVTSVGASFGSVEVVTVAFTEAHYDKALSGLLLGVYAFGSGLAGAVFGAIRPRGAVTRSLLVSVWVMAVTVVPLLFASGLAALAGMLFVAGMAIAPILITTMGLVGRLAPASRLTESITWIVSGLSVGVALGYATSGWVVDTAGASAGYQVSCAAALLAASTVSLALPRLTRAEAQ, via the coding sequence ATGCTCTCCGATTACCGCCGGATCTTCTCTCCCGCAGGCAGTCTGCTCTTCTCCACCGCAGGCTTCGTTTCACGCCTACCGCAGTCGATGATCGGCGTCGGCATCGTCACCATGCTGTCGCAGCTCGGCAGAGAGTACTGGCTCGCCGGCTCGGTCTCCGCCGCGCAGACGCTCGCCGCCGCGGCGATCGGACCGCAGATCTCCCGACTGGTCGACCGTCACGGCCAGCGCCGGATCGTCCTCCCGGCGACGGCCGTGACGGTCGCCGCCATCTGCGCGTTGCTGCTGTGCGCCCGGTACGCCGCCCCGGACTGGGCGCTGTACGTCTCGGCGGCGGCAGCGGGCTGCATGCCCAGCATGGGCGCGCTCGTCAGGTCCCGCTGGTCGGAGCTCCACCGGGAGTCACCGCGGCTGCTGCACACCGCGTACGCGCTGGAGTCGGTGCTCGACGAGGTGGTCTACGTCATCGGCCCGATCCTGGCGATCACACTGTCGACCGGGGGCAGCGCCGAGGCCGGACCGTTGACTGCCGCGGTCCTCCTCGCCGTCGGCGTCCTGCTGTTCGCCGCCCAGCGGCGTACGGAACCGCCGGTGCGCCCCATCCCGCAACGCGCCGGGGGCTGGGCGCTACGCATCCCGGGACTCGGCCTGCTGGTGCTGACGGTGACGTCGGTGGGCGCGTCCTTCGGTTCGGTGGAGGTCGTGACCGTGGCGTTCACCGAAGCCCACTATGACAAGGCGCTCTCCGGACTGCTGCTGGGCGTTTACGCGTTCGGCTCGGGCCTGGCGGGCGCGGTCTTCGGCGCGATCAGGCCGCGGGGGGCGGTGACGAGGAGTTTGCTGGTCAGCGTCTGGGTGATGGCGGTGACGGTGGTACCGCTGTTGTTCGCGTCGGGTCTTGCGGCACTGGCGGGGATGCTCTTCGTGGCGGGCATGGCCATCGCGCCGATCCTGATCACCACGATGGGGCTGGTGGGCCGTCTGGCGCCGGCCTCCCGGCTCACCGAGAGCATCACCTGGATCGTCTCCGGCCTCTCCGTCGGGGTGGCGCTGGGCTACGCCACGTCCGGGTGGGTGGTCGACACGGCCGGGGCCTCGGCGGGCTACCAGGTGTCGTGCGCGGCGGCCCTGCTCGCCGCCTCGACGGTCTCCCTCGCCCTGCCACGGCTGACCCGCGCCGAGGCGCAGTGA
- a CDS encoding NAD(P)H-dependent oxidoreductase, translated as MKTLIVYAHPEPKSLNSSLKDLAVSTLETAGHEVRVSDLYAMNWKAVVDAADYGPDASSPLKVALDSGRAFDAGTLTPDVLAEQEKLLWADTIIFQFPLWWYTMPAILKGWVDRVFTYHFAYGVGEHSDTRYGERFGEGTLAGRKALLSVTAGGPESHYAARGINGPIDDLLFPIHHGILYYPGIEVLPPFVLYGTDRMTGEDYADVAKAWEQRLLTLESTEPIAFRRQNFGDYEIPSLHLKEGLEPTGRTGFGLHVRG; from the coding sequence ATGAAGACGCTGATCGTCTACGCCCACCCGGAGCCGAAGTCGCTCAACAGCTCGCTGAAGGACCTCGCGGTGTCCACCTTGGAGACCGCCGGGCACGAGGTACGGGTGAGCGATCTGTACGCGATGAACTGGAAGGCGGTCGTGGACGCCGCGGACTACGGCCCCGACGCCTCAAGTCCGCTGAAGGTCGCCTTGGACTCGGGCCGGGCCTTCGACGCCGGGACGCTCACCCCGGACGTCCTCGCCGAGCAGGAGAAGCTGCTGTGGGCCGACACGATCATCTTCCAGTTCCCGCTGTGGTGGTACACGATGCCCGCGATCCTCAAAGGCTGGGTGGACCGGGTGTTCACCTACCACTTCGCGTATGGCGTCGGCGAGCACAGCGACACCAGGTACGGCGAGCGCTTCGGCGAAGGCACCCTCGCGGGCAGGAAGGCGCTGCTGTCGGTGACCGCCGGCGGCCCGGAGTCGCATTACGCCGCTCGTGGGATCAACGGCCCCATCGACGATCTGTTGTTCCCGATCCACCACGGCATCCTCTACTACCCGGGTATCGAGGTGCTGCCGCCGTTCGTGCTGTACGGCACCGACCGGATGACCGGCGAGGACTACGCGGATGTCGCCAAGGCGTGGGAGCAGCGCCTGCTCACCCTGGAGTCGACCGAGCCGATCGCGTTCCGGCGGCAGAACTTCGGGGACTACGAGATCCCCTCGCTGCACCTGAAGGAGGGACTGGAGCCGACGGGCCGCACGGGTTTCGGGCTGCACGTGCGCGGCTGA
- a CDS encoding tryptophan 7-halogenase has protein sequence MVVGGGPAGATVSAAVALRGHRVLLVEQHTFPRYQIGESLLPATVHGVCRILGVEEEMARAGFKLKRGGTFRWGRNRDPWQFSFALSPRLADPTSFAYQVERSRFDAILLDNARRLGVDVREGCRVTNVLADEERVRGVTWTGPDGGTAEARARYVVDASGNGSRIHSHVGGKRTYSDFFRNIAVFGYCAGGRRLPAPNDGNIFCAAFDEGWIWYIPLRDDLTSVGAVVSRENAAAIQRDPAAAWRRLIDSCTEVQGLLDGVPQATEPPYDQVRVRRDWSYWKSRLWRPGMVLTGDAACFVDPVLSSGVHLATYGALLAARSINSVLAGTAGTAGTLDEARCFDEFEARYRHEYSLFYEFLVSFYDMHQDERSYFWKARKVTNVGATELEAFVELVGGLASGDASLTGPGQAGTRLAAASSALDQAVGRLPDSDGLRNPLFESPNIRQVFQEGTVLQERGLFGGPLEDETPLSPGGLVATEDGLAWADPGAR, from the coding sequence ATCGTCGTCGGAGGCGGTCCGGCCGGGGCGACGGTCTCGGCAGCCGTCGCCTTGCGGGGCCACCGTGTCCTCCTCGTCGAGCAGCACACGTTCCCCAGGTACCAGATCGGGGAGTCGCTGCTCCCTGCCACCGTGCACGGCGTGTGCCGCATCCTGGGCGTCGAGGAGGAGATGGCACGGGCGGGCTTCAAGCTCAAGCGCGGCGGCACCTTCCGCTGGGGGCGGAACCGGGACCCGTGGCAGTTCTCCTTCGCGCTGTCGCCCCGGCTGGCCGACCCGACCTCGTTCGCCTACCAGGTCGAACGGTCCCGGTTCGACGCGATCCTCCTGGACAACGCCCGACGCCTGGGCGTGGACGTACGGGAGGGCTGCCGCGTCACGAACGTACTCGCCGACGAGGAGCGGGTCCGGGGCGTGACCTGGACCGGCCCGGACGGCGGGACAGCTGAGGCCAGGGCCCGGTACGTCGTGGACGCCTCGGGAAACGGCAGCAGGATCCACTCGCACGTCGGCGGGAAGCGGACGTACTCGGACTTCTTCCGGAACATCGCGGTGTTCGGCTACTGCGCCGGCGGCCGGCGTCTGCCGGCGCCGAACGACGGCAACATCTTCTGCGCGGCCTTCGACGAGGGCTGGATCTGGTACATCCCGCTCCGGGACGACCTGACGAGCGTGGGCGCGGTGGTGAGCCGGGAGAACGCGGCGGCGATCCAGCGGGACCCGGCGGCCGCGTGGCGCCGCCTGATCGACTCGTGCACCGAAGTCCAGGGCTTACTCGACGGGGTCCCGCAGGCGACCGAGCCGCCGTACGACCAGGTGCGGGTGCGCAGGGACTGGTCGTACTGGAAGTCCCGGCTGTGGCGGCCCGGCATGGTGCTGACCGGTGACGCGGCGTGCTTCGTCGACCCGGTCCTGTCCTCCGGCGTGCACCTCGCCACGTACGGTGCCCTGCTCGCGGCCCGGTCGATCAACAGCGTCCTCGCCGGAACCGCCGGAACCGCCGGAACTCTGGACGAGGCCCGCTGCTTCGACGAGTTCGAGGCCCGCTATCGCCACGAGTACAGCCTGTTCTACGAATTCCTTGTCTCCTTCTACGACATGCACCAGGACGAGCGGTCGTACTTCTGGAAGGCACGCAAGGTCACCAACGTCGGCGCCACGGAACTGGAGGCCTTCGTCGAGCTGGTGGGCGGCCTGGCGTCCGGCGACGCGTCGCTCACCGGCCCCGGCCAGGCGGGAACCCGCCTGGCGGCGGCCTCCTCGGCCCTCGACCAGGCGGTGGGCCGCCTCCCGGACTCCGACGGCCTGCGCAACCCCCTCTTCGAGTCCCCCAACATCCGCCAGGTCTTCCAGGAGGGCACGGTCCTCCAGGAACGAGGCCTCTTCGGCGGCCCCCTGGAGGACGAGACACCCCTGTCTCCCGGCGGCCTGGTCGCCACAGAGGACGGCCTGGCCTGGGCGGATCCGGGCGCACGGTGA
- a CDS encoding putative bifunctional diguanylate cyclase/phosphodiesterase — MNARLRSQAAMSAVSACIVTLTAFYYIFPEQRMIFVAIGAIGVSGIFLGIFLNRPEHRLPWLLLAAGNFAFAAGQATQIILIQLLNEEVSFPSIADGFYLAAYPLYAAGLLGFVHWRTGWRDRASLVDALTLTVGLALLSWLFLIDPYARLEGLTWVQKAFSIAYPLGDILVLAMLLRLLAGRGGKSRSLMLLTAGTVGLLTADVAYGLIQLNGTWRTGTAVDLGWAVLYGAWAAAALDPTMRSLTQPVAWRPEAGTGRLSLLTLASLIAPAILLTQAVRGESANVGVIGVFSAVLFLLVLYRLAGVVATHRRAVGREKVLRNAVSALGGAGDLRDVAAAAHSAVTELMSHGPPRSALLTTPDNTLWVDGAQGGAHGPLSAPMTAAVRELIASGENRLVALDGAGPDLAARLTGPDEEPSRTGHALVCPLISQDHPSGDSLIGALIVAGDEHDLLVFRDTLATLAAQAALAVARVALAEEVNRRNSEMYFRTLVQNASDVILILDDDDRIRYASPSADQVLGIPNLEGTQLIDLVPPQDSRTVVETLGRIRSREYQTMREHWRMVRTDRATIEVEVRWSDLREESTVGGVVLTLRDVTEQRKLERELTHQAFHDSLTGLANRVLFQERINHALVQAQREGTVVGVLFVDIDDFKVVNDIHGHSVGDELLVALSLRLQTTVRASDTAARIGGDEFALLVEGSVSTTGVERFTEHVMTVFAEPFRLSVGPVSTYASVGVATTEDSIDSVELLTHADLALYAAKTAGKRQWRHYHPELQSGMAERAKLQEGLDSSSIETSFMVLYQPIVELTSGRIAGFEALVRWPHSTRGMVLPEQFITLAEESGQIVPLGAWVLDQAAAEAVQWEDSVLRHGTADRNAPYVSVNVSPRQFRDEDFPNVVRRALQLSGIEPSSLVLELTESVLMYNDERILAEMSSLTDLGVRFAIDDFGTGYSSLSYLREFPISILKIDKSFIDQLGRSPEQYALVEGITHLADTLGLTVIAEGVEDVRQQESLISMGCRLGQGYLFAEPVSAEEAEHLVLAPPLGRLAGLPATPSEGNG, encoded by the coding sequence ATGAACGCGCGACTGCGAAGCCAGGCCGCGATGTCTGCCGTCAGCGCATGCATCGTCACGCTGACGGCCTTTTACTATATATTCCCGGAACAGCGGATGATCTTCGTCGCCATTGGAGCGATCGGCGTCAGCGGTATTTTCCTGGGTATCTTTCTCAACCGCCCCGAGCATCGCCTCCCCTGGCTGTTGCTCGCCGCGGGAAACTTCGCCTTCGCCGCGGGCCAGGCGACCCAGATCATCCTCATCCAGTTGCTCAACGAGGAAGTCTCATTCCCGTCGATCGCCGACGGCTTCTATCTCGCGGCATATCCGCTCTATGCGGCCGGGCTGTTGGGCTTCGTGCACTGGCGCACCGGTTGGCGTGACCGCGCGAGCCTCGTCGACGCGCTGACGCTGACAGTCGGTCTGGCGCTGCTGTCGTGGCTCTTCCTCATCGATCCGTACGCCCGCCTCGAGGGTCTCACCTGGGTGCAGAAGGCGTTCTCCATCGCCTATCCGCTCGGCGACATCCTCGTACTGGCAATGCTGCTGCGCCTGCTCGCCGGCCGTGGCGGCAAGAGCCGCTCGCTCATGCTGCTCACGGCGGGCACTGTCGGCCTGCTCACCGCAGACGTGGCTTATGGCCTGATTCAACTGAACGGGACCTGGCGCACGGGTACCGCGGTCGATCTCGGCTGGGCCGTCCTGTACGGCGCCTGGGCGGCCGCCGCGCTCGATCCGACCATGCGGTCGCTGACCCAGCCGGTGGCATGGCGCCCGGAGGCCGGCACGGGCCGGCTGAGCCTGCTCACCCTGGCGTCGTTGATCGCGCCGGCCATCCTCCTGACGCAGGCGGTACGCGGCGAGAGTGCCAACGTCGGCGTCATCGGGGTGTTCTCCGCGGTGCTCTTCCTCCTCGTGCTCTACCGCCTGGCGGGCGTGGTGGCGACCCACCGGCGGGCGGTCGGCCGGGAGAAGGTGCTGCGCAACGCGGTGTCGGCGCTGGGCGGAGCGGGCGATCTGCGGGATGTGGCCGCCGCCGCGCACTCCGCGGTGACGGAGCTGATGTCGCACGGCCCACCGCGTTCCGCGCTGCTCACCACGCCGGACAACACGCTCTGGGTGGATGGGGCGCAGGGCGGCGCACACGGGCCGCTGTCTGCGCCGATGACCGCGGCCGTACGGGAACTGATCGCGTCCGGCGAGAACCGCCTGGTGGCCCTCGACGGTGCAGGACCCGATCTTGCCGCCCGCCTCACGGGCCCGGACGAGGAGCCGAGCCGCACCGGCCACGCGCTGGTCTGCCCGCTCATCTCACAGGATCACCCCTCTGGCGATTCGCTGATCGGGGCACTGATCGTGGCCGGGGACGAGCACGACCTGCTCGTGTTCCGCGACACGCTGGCGACTCTCGCAGCACAGGCGGCACTTGCCGTGGCGAGGGTCGCCCTGGCCGAGGAAGTCAATCGGCGTAACAGCGAGATGTACTTCCGCACCCTGGTGCAGAACGCCTCCGACGTCATCCTGATCCTCGACGACGACGACCGGATCCGTTACGCCAGCCCCTCCGCCGACCAGGTGCTGGGCATTCCGAACCTGGAGGGCACCCAGCTCATCGATCTGGTGCCGCCGCAGGACAGCCGCACAGTGGTCGAGACGCTCGGCCGCATACGGAGCCGCGAGTACCAGACCATGCGCGAGCACTGGCGCATGGTCCGCACCGACCGGGCGACCATCGAGGTCGAGGTGAGGTGGAGCGACCTGCGGGAGGAGTCCACCGTCGGCGGGGTGGTGCTCACCCTGCGGGACGTGACCGAACAGCGCAAGCTCGAACGCGAACTCACCCACCAGGCGTTCCACGACTCGCTCACCGGCCTGGCCAACCGCGTGCTCTTCCAAGAGCGGATCAACCACGCCCTTGTGCAGGCTCAGCGCGAGGGCACGGTGGTCGGTGTGCTCTTCGTGGACATAGACGACTTCAAGGTCGTCAACGACATACACGGCCACAGCGTGGGCGACGAACTCCTGGTCGCGCTGTCACTCCGGCTGCAGACCACCGTCCGTGCCTCCGACACCGCCGCGCGCATCGGCGGCGACGAGTTCGCCCTCCTGGTGGAGGGCTCCGTCTCAACGACGGGCGTGGAGCGCTTCACCGAACACGTGATGACCGTGTTCGCCGAGCCGTTCCGGCTCAGTGTGGGGCCGGTGAGCACATACGCCAGTGTCGGCGTCGCGACGACGGAGGACAGCATCGACTCGGTTGAACTGCTGACACACGCCGATCTCGCCCTGTACGCGGCGAAGACGGCGGGCAAGCGCCAGTGGCGTCACTACCACCCGGAGTTGCAGAGCGGCATGGCCGAGCGTGCCAAGTTGCAGGAGGGGCTGGACAGTTCGTCGATCGAGACGTCGTTCATGGTGCTCTACCAGCCCATCGTGGAGCTGACCAGCGGGCGGATCGCCGGCTTCGAGGCACTCGTTCGCTGGCCCCACTCCACGCGCGGCATGGTGCTGCCGGAGCAGTTCATCACGCTGGCCGAGGAGAGCGGGCAGATCGTCCCGCTCGGGGCCTGGGTGCTTGATCAGGCCGCGGCCGAGGCTGTCCAGTGGGAGGACTCCGTGCTGCGCCACGGGACGGCCGACCGCAACGCACCTTACGTCAGCGTGAACGTGTCGCCGCGTCAGTTCCGGGACGAAGATTTCCCCAACGTGGTCCGGCGCGCCCTGCAACTCTCCGGCATCGAACCGTCGTCTCTCGTACTGGAACTGACCGAGAGTGTGCTGATGTACAACGACGAGCGCATACTGGCCGAGATGAGTTCGCTCACCGACCTCGGCGTCCGCTTCGCGATTGACGATTTCGGAACGGGTTACTCGTCGCTGAGCTATCTGCGTGAGTTCCCGATCTCGATACTCAAGATCGACAAGTCGTTCATCGACCAACTCGGGCGCTCGCCCGAGCAGTACGCCCTGGTCGAAGGCATCACGCATCTCGCCGACACGCTCGGCCTCACCGTGATCGCCGAAGGAGTGGAGGACGTGAGGCAGCAGGAATCGCTGATCTCCATGGGCTGCCGACTCGGCCAGGGGTATCTCTTCGCCGAGCCGGTCAGCGCCGAGGAGGCGGAGCACCTCGTCCTCGCGCCACCGCTCGGCCGCCTGGCCGGATTGCCCGCGACGCCCTCGGAAGGGAATGGGTGA
- a CDS encoding glycosyltransferase has product MAADPRRPRVLLLTSGPLDAGDGEEAELALSLAQAMPEVDHFWFRRGREPAAAWRGRSVPKVSRNGAPGLPERLQVAAVGARLARRADLVHAVLSISPGFPAFSRLWLPLLHGRPVLHTVPGVWDPGLLARSRPLGPTVALSEVTARALGAAGFGKVPVIGPMIEPAEWQLRPRSVRDPPIVLATGHHDPGGGAYEAIGAAAVAARAGARFQLILAVQGRPGQHVGRLEQSLRSRAAQEGLHASEVLGSVEDLPRLLAVSDIVLHLPQTLGGRPDVPFTVLKALATGRPVIMSDLPQFSGLKDAVLRAPVPHRAGHLLLQLLDRPWWWEKLAERGRATVEERFGPARFRSGYAALYRNLLAGA; this is encoded by the coding sequence ATGGCAGCTGACCCGCGCAGACCCCGCGTACTGCTCCTCACCAGCGGCCCCCTCGACGCCGGGGACGGAGAAGAGGCCGAGCTGGCGCTGAGCCTCGCCCAGGCCATGCCGGAGGTGGACCACTTCTGGTTCCGGCGCGGGCGGGAGCCGGCCGCCGCCTGGCGCGGCCGCTCGGTGCCGAAGGTGTCGCGGAACGGCGCTCCCGGCCTGCCGGAACGGCTCCAAGTCGCCGCCGTCGGCGCCCGGTTGGCGCGGCGGGCCGATCTCGTGCACGCCGTGCTGTCCATCAGTCCCGGCTTCCCCGCATTCTCCCGTCTCTGGCTCCCGCTGCTCCACGGGCGGCCGGTCCTGCACACCGTCCCCGGCGTCTGGGACCCGGGCCTGCTCGCGCGGTCCCGGCCGCTCGGTCCCACCGTGGCGCTGTCCGAGGTGACGGCGCGGGCGCTGGGCGCGGCGGGTTTCGGCAAGGTACCGGTCATCGGTCCCATGATCGAGCCGGCGGAGTGGCAGCTGCGGCCCCGGTCGGTCAGGGATCCGCCGATCGTCCTGGCCACGGGCCATCACGACCCGGGCGGCGGTGCGTACGAGGCCATCGGCGCGGCTGCGGTCGCCGCTCGCGCGGGAGCCCGTTTCCAGCTGATCCTCGCCGTCCAGGGGCGCCCCGGACAGCACGTCGGCCGCTTGGAGCAGTCGCTGCGCTCACGAGCGGCCCAGGAGGGACTTCACGCCAGCGAGGTGCTCGGCAGCGTCGAGGACCTGCCTCGGCTGCTGGCCGTCTCGGACATCGTGCTGCATCTCCCGCAAACTCTCGGCGGCCGCCCGGACGTCCCCTTCACCGTCCTCAAAGCCCTCGCGACCGGCCGCCCCGTCATCATGAGCGACCTCCCCCAGTTCTCTGGGCTGAAGGACGCCGTCCTGCGCGCCCCCGTCCCCCACCGAGCCGGCCATCTCCTTCTCCAGCTCCTGGACCGCCCCTGGTGGTGGGAAAAGCTCGCGGAACGCGGCCGCGCCACGGTCGAGGAACGCTTCGGTCCGGCGCGGTTCAGGTCGGGGTACGCGGCGCTGTACCGGAACCTCCTGGCAGGAGCGTGA
- a CDS encoding helix-turn-helix transcriptional regulator — MDDLAGFLRTRRSRVDPATVGIPTDSRRRVEGLRREEVAHLSGVSVDYYVRLEQGRATQPSEQVLDALARVLGLDETERGHLDRLARQRRRRAKAPGMGVPPAGGRGRVRPGLRRVLDLVADAPALIMDHRLDVLAGNRLAGLLYGRAMPGLNTARHIFLEEAERGLYADWEKCTLDVVGHLRLAAGKYPEDPRLASLIGELAMSSERFRRLWARADVRARTHGRKAYRHPLVGLLELHQENFALPDDSGMELVVLSAPPGSSAEDGLRLLAGLGADNDDAHPTLNAQVHE, encoded by the coding sequence ATGGACGATCTTGCGGGTTTCCTGCGGACCCGGCGTTCCCGGGTCGACCCGGCAACCGTAGGCATCCCCACCGACAGCCGTCGCCGGGTCGAAGGGCTGCGCCGCGAAGAGGTCGCGCACCTGTCCGGAGTCAGCGTCGACTACTACGTACGCCTCGAGCAGGGCCGCGCGACCCAGCCCTCCGAGCAGGTCCTCGACGCGCTCGCCCGCGTCCTCGGCCTCGACGAGACCGAACGCGGGCACCTTGACCGGCTCGCCCGGCAGCGCCGCCGCCGCGCGAAGGCGCCGGGCATGGGGGTCCCCCCGGCCGGAGGCCGGGGGAGGGTCCGGCCGGGGCTGCGGCGCGTCCTCGACCTGGTAGCCGACGCACCCGCGCTGATCATGGACCATCGCCTGGACGTGCTCGCCGGGAACCGCCTCGCCGGGCTCCTCTACGGTCGGGCGATGCCGGGCCTGAACACCGCCCGGCACATCTTCCTCGAGGAGGCCGAGCGCGGCCTTTACGCGGACTGGGAGAAATGCACCCTCGACGTGGTCGGGCACCTGCGCCTGGCCGCCGGCAAATACCCCGAGGACCCCCGCCTGGCCTCGCTCATCGGCGAGTTGGCGATGAGCAGCGAGCGTTTCCGGCGCCTCTGGGCCCGCGCGGACGTGCGCGCCCGCACACATGGGCGCAAGGCGTACCGGCACCCCCTGGTCGGCCTGCTGGAACTGCACCAGGAGAACTTCGCACTACCGGATGATTCGGGCATGGAGCTGGTGGTGCTGTCCGCGCCCCCCGGCAGCTCCGCCGAGGACGGGCTGCGCCTGCTCGCGGGCCTGGGCGCGGACAACGATGACGCGCATCCCACGCTGAACGCTCAGGTCCACGAGTAA
- a CDS encoding glycoside hydrolase family 15 protein — MAGRIEDYALIGDLETAALVGKDGAIDWMCLPRFDSPACFAALLGGEDNGRWRIAPAEAASRRCDRRAYRGETLILDTVWQTADGAVRVTDFMPPRQGVPRLVRLVEGLAGRVEMRGELRLRFLNGQVVPWTRGVAPHTVTAIAGPDAVLVRCDPSPPHDNDETCFSLSNSCIHSQFTLSAGQRRAFVLDWSPSHLPQNPRGDTTELLAETQEFWQQWTAKCTYQGPWRDAVLRSLITLKALIYAPTGGMVAAVTTSLPECLGGERNWDYRFCWLRDSTFTLSCLLRTGYRDEAVAWRNWLVRAVAGQPDDLQPMYGVSGQRRLPEKPAGWLEGYEGSRPVRFGNAAADQLQLDVYGEVLNTIYSAVRAGIPIDHHMWSVVASLMDHLERHWREPDVGLWEVRGPPRHFVHSRIMSWVAADRALRMARIAGLRSSAERWRGMRQAIHDEVCREGWDAEQHSFVQAYGSHDIDASALLLPKLGFLPPDDPRVHGTLAAVARTLGDHGFLRRYTDGGREGAFLVCSLWFADALRATGRREEADTVFERVLDARNDVGLLSEEWDPVAHRQLGNTPQAFSHVGLVNTAFALHGTRHATRRRQV; from the coding sequence ATGGCAGGGCGAATCGAGGACTACGCCCTCATCGGGGACCTGGAAACGGCCGCTCTGGTCGGCAAGGACGGGGCGATCGACTGGATGTGCCTGCCGCGATTCGATTCCCCCGCCTGTTTCGCCGCACTGCTCGGTGGCGAGGACAACGGCCGCTGGCGGATCGCCCCGGCCGAAGCTGCCTCGCGACGGTGTGACCGCCGTGCCTACCGGGGCGAAACACTGATCCTGGACACGGTCTGGCAGACAGCGGACGGCGCCGTGCGCGTGACCGACTTCATGCCGCCTCGCCAGGGAGTTCCCCGGCTGGTACGCCTGGTGGAAGGACTCGCGGGCCGGGTCGAGATGCGCGGGGAACTGCGGCTGCGCTTCCTCAACGGACAGGTGGTGCCCTGGACCCGGGGTGTCGCCCCGCACACGGTGACCGCCATCGCCGGACCCGACGCCGTCCTCGTACGATGCGACCCAAGTCCGCCACACGACAACGACGAAACGTGCTTCTCCCTCAGCAATTCCTGTATTCACTCGCAGTTCACGCTCTCGGCCGGACAGCGAAGAGCATTCGTCCTCGACTGGAGCCCCTCCCACCTGCCGCAGAATCCGCGCGGGGATACCACCGAACTCCTCGCGGAGACACAGGAATTCTGGCAGCAGTGGACGGCGAAGTGCACTTATCAAGGCCCTTGGCGCGACGCGGTACTGCGCTCCCTCATCACACTCAAGGCACTGATCTACGCACCCACCGGAGGAATGGTGGCTGCCGTCACCACCTCACTGCCCGAATGCCTCGGCGGGGAACGCAATTGGGACTACCGCTTCTGCTGGCTCCGTGACTCCACCTTCACGCTGTCCTGTCTCCTGCGCACCGGCTACCGCGACGAAGCCGTCGCCTGGCGGAACTGGCTGGTCCGCGCCGTGGCCGGCCAACCCGACGACCTCCAGCCGATGTACGGGGTGTCAGGCCAGCGCAGGCTGCCCGAGAAACCGGCCGGCTGGCTCGAGGGATACGAGGGCTCCCGCCCCGTCCGCTTCGGCAACGCGGCCGCCGATCAGCTCCAACTCGACGTCTACGGCGAGGTGCTCAACACCATCTACTCCGCGGTGCGTGCGGGCATACCCATCGACCACCACATGTGGAGCGTCGTCGCCTCACTCATGGACCACCTCGAGCGGCACTGGCGCGAACCCGACGTGGGACTGTGGGAAGTCCGCGGCCCGCCACGGCACTTCGTGCACTCCCGGATCATGTCGTGGGTCGCCGCGGACCGCGCGCTGCGGATGGCGCGGATCGCGGGACTGCGCAGTTCGGCGGAGCGCTGGCGGGGGATGCGCCAGGCGATCCACGACGAAGTGTGCCGCGAGGGCTGGGACGCCGAACAGCACAGCTTCGTGCAGGCGTACGGCTCCCACGACATCGACGCGTCCGCACTGCTGCTGCCCAAGCTCGGCTTCCTGCCGCCCGACGACCCCCGCGTCCACGGCACGCTCGCCGCCGTGGCTCGCACGCTCGGCGATCACGGCTTCCTGCGGCGCTACACCGACGGCGGCCGTGAAGGAGCCTTCCTCGTCTGCTCCTTGTGGTTCGCCGACGCCCTCAGGGCGACCGGCCGCCGCGAGGAGGCGGACACCGTGTTCGAGCGCGTACTGGACGCCCGTAACGACGTCGGCCTGCTCTCGGAGGAGTGGGACCCGGTCGCCCACCGCCAACTCGGCAACACACCCCAGGCGTTCAGCCACGTCGGCCTCGTCAACACGGCCTTCGCCCTGCACGGCACACGCCACGCGACGCGGCGCCGGCAGGTGTAA